The following are encoded in a window of Salegentibacter mishustinae genomic DNA:
- a CDS encoding RagB/SusD family nutrient uptake outer membrane protein: MKRSILKITLATLGVLSIASCTDLELEDTDSVTRESTDGGFDGVSNVEGSINNAYNTIQGHLQTQENLYALQEATSDELLIPTRGTDWGDNGVWRTLHQHNWDATHPFILNTWNNFNSSVFSLTEIIETSDASAAQVAEAKVLRAFSMYWIIDLFGQVPFRGVNEGPDVNPMVMSRSEAFNFAMKDLQEALPELPSNGPGANTNRASKALANFLLAKMYLNKHIYLGTGSPATEDMNQVIDHVDAISADGFALQSGFFQIFEPDVDVSDTEIIFRTNYGADARMWSTLHYNQGTPGQPPGGWNGFTTLAEFYDLFEGDPQVNVPDSGQEERRGFVPTSGNNAQAGDLDEDGDGFEDGSYIGYGFLINQQYDLDGSELTDRTGNPLAFTKELPALVGNNERTGIRLLKYHPSDGAYPGNLIVFRYADAHLMKAEAIHRGGTSGESAIGLINELRELREATPLASITDQDILDERGRELYMEFTRRQDQIRFGTYTSTWSFKDNTEAFRVLFPIPSTALTSNPNLVQNEGY; the protein is encoded by the coding sequence ATGAAAAGGAGTATTTTAAAGATAACACTAGCTACTTTAGGAGTTCTAAGTATTGCGTCTTGTACCGATCTTGAACTAGAAGATACCGATTCGGTAACCCGTGAATCTACTGATGGTGGATTCGACGGTGTGAGTAATGTAGAAGGCTCAATAAATAACGCATATAACACTATTCAGGGGCATTTACAAACTCAGGAAAACTTGTATGCTTTACAGGAGGCTACATCAGATGAACTATTAATTCCAACCCGCGGAACAGACTGGGGAGATAATGGTGTATGGAGAACACTACATCAACATAATTGGGATGCAACCCATCCCTTCATTTTAAATACCTGGAATAATTTTAATTCAAGTGTATTTTCACTAACTGAAATTATTGAGACCTCAGATGCAAGTGCAGCCCAAGTTGCAGAAGCAAAGGTTCTTAGAGCTTTTAGCATGTATTGGATCATAGATTTGTTCGGACAGGTTCCATTTAGAGGTGTAAATGAAGGACCAGATGTAAACCCAATGGTGATGTCTCGCTCGGAAGCCTTTAATTTTGCAATGAAAGATCTTCAGGAAGCCTTACCAGAACTGCCATCAAATGGTCCTGGAGCAAACACTAATCGAGCTTCTAAAGCTTTAGCTAATTTTTTATTAGCTAAAATGTACCTTAATAAGCATATTTATCTAGGTACAGGAAGTCCGGCTACTGAGGATATGAATCAGGTGATAGACCATGTTGATGCAATTTCAGCAGATGGGTTCGCCCTTCAAAGTGGGTTCTTTCAAATTTTTGAGCCAGATGTAGATGTATCTGACACCGAAATAATTTTCAGAACTAACTATGGTGCAGATGCCAGAATGTGGAGTACGTTGCATTATAATCAAGGTACACCAGGACAGCCGCCAGGAGGTTGGAACGGTTTTACAACTTTGGCCGAATTTTATGATTTATTTGAAGGTGATCCCCAGGTTAATGTACCAGACTCAGGACAGGAGGAACGCAGAGGCTTTGTGCCTACTTCTGGTAACAATGCACAGGCAGGTGATTTAGATGAAGATGGAGATGGTTTTGAAGATGGTTCTTATATCGGCTACGGTTTTCTTATAAACCAACAATATGATTTAGATGGTTCTGAATTGACAGATAGAACGGGTAATCCTTTAGCGTTTACCAAAGAACTTCCAGCACTTGTTGGTAACAACGAAAGAACAGGAATAAGGTTATTAAAGTATCACCCTTCTGATGGTGCTTATCCTGGAAATTTAATCGTATTCCGATATGCTGACGCTCATCTTATGAAGGCTGAAGCTATTCACAGAGGTGGCACATCAGGCGAATCAGCTATAGGATTGATCAACGAATTACGTGAACTAAGGGAAGCAACTCCCTTGGCTAGCATAACCGATCAAGATATATTAGATGAGCGAGGACGTGAATTATATATGGAGTTTACACGACGCCAGGATCAAATTAGATTCGGTACTTATACCAGTACGTGGTCGTTTAAGGATAATACAGAAGCCTTTAGAGTTCTATTTCCAATACCATCAACGGCACTTACTTCTAATCCTAACTTAGTACAGAACGAAGGTTATTAA
- a CDS encoding VCBS repeat-containing protein, whose product MKLNLHFPTSSAFILILINLFFISCTNDKQEKELQDKEVNKDALFVKMHSEETGIEFENTITNTKEFNIFRYRNFYNGAGVGIGDINNDGLPDIYLTSNLGKNKLYLNKGDFQFEDITLSSGTSGTKNWSTGVSFVDINHDGFLDIYVSNAGNIEGADRKNELFINNGDLTFTEDAASYNLDENGFTTHAAFFDYDGDGDLDVYILNNSFIPVSSLSFNNKRDLRSEDWDLPEIFKGGGDKLLRNDDEKFTDVSEEAGIYGSLIGFGLGVTVGDVNNDQLPDLYISNDFYERDYLYINNGDGTFNEDIKNRVSHLSLSSMGADMADINNDAQPEIFVTDMLPESDKRLKETTDFERFDIYKLKESRDFYHQFMQNTLQLNTGENSFSEIAFQSGVAQTDWSWGALLFDMDNDGFKDIYVSNGIYHDLTNQDFMDFFANDILQEMVLTGKKKEFDSILSEMPSNPIPNYAFQNKQDLTFDDKTKDWGLQEPSFSNGSAYADLDNDGDLDLVVNNVNQEIFIYKNRSSEKLGNSYLKLKLRGKDKNTFAIGSKALLYLNNQVISQELIPTRGFQSSIDYSLTFGLGKAEKIDSLRIIWPDRSTQLVENPKINTTLEFNQAEANSTYKPQKNNIKPVFSEVNANFKAHTENNYIDYDYEGLISKMLSREGPALAVADVNGDGNEDLYLGGAKGQAGVLYLQDNSGNFSEKSLKIFTSNKNFEDTYAVFADVNGDNKPDLIVGSGGNEANADKEVFRNRIYINQGNGNFRTSEYQLPNSAQNTSVIAPYDFDDDGDTDLFIGTRSVPGIFGINPKHLLLENDGKGSFKDVTDGKAYILNDLGMITDAAWSDTNKDDKKDLVLTGDWMAPKILLNNGSSFKLANNNLDEISGAWTALSVFDINKDENPDFILGNRGTNSFYQTSSENPVKVYINDFDNNGTIEQIFTRNIDGKDVPIHLRRELAGQISAIKKQNLKFSEYATKSIQELFSTEFVENSIVKEITTFKSLLALSDSKGNYEFKELPAEAQFSSIHAIEHLITKDENNYFLLAGNDYDLKPQFSRLDANKGLLLKVDNKGDMEIIPAEKSGFSIDGEVKYIRKISNKNGEIFILVAINNQEPKIFKFDEKAL is encoded by the coding sequence ATGAAATTAAACCTCCACTTCCCTACTTCTTCAGCTTTCATTTTAATACTTATTAACTTGTTTTTTATCTCCTGTACAAACGATAAGCAGGAAAAAGAACTACAGGACAAAGAAGTAAATAAAGATGCCTTATTTGTAAAAATGCACTCTGAAGAAACAGGAATAGAATTTGAAAATACTATTACCAATACTAAAGAATTCAACATCTTTAGGTATCGAAATTTCTATAATGGTGCCGGTGTAGGTATTGGTGATATCAATAATGATGGACTACCGGATATTTACTTAACCTCAAATCTTGGTAAAAATAAACTTTACCTGAATAAAGGTGATTTTCAATTTGAAGATATCACGCTTAGTTCAGGCACATCAGGAACAAAAAACTGGAGCACCGGAGTTAGCTTCGTAGACATTAACCACGACGGATTTCTAGATATCTATGTTAGCAATGCCGGAAATATTGAAGGGGCAGATCGTAAAAATGAACTTTTTATAAATAATGGAGATCTTACATTCACTGAAGACGCCGCTTCTTATAATTTAGATGAAAACGGATTTACCACCCACGCCGCGTTTTTTGATTATGACGGGGATGGCGATCTTGATGTATACATCCTCAACAATAGCTTTATCCCGGTTTCCAGCCTTAGTTTTAATAATAAACGTGATCTTAGAAGTGAAGACTGGGACCTACCGGAAATTTTTAAAGGCGGTGGTGATAAATTACTACGTAATGATGACGAGAAATTTACCGATGTTAGTGAAGAAGCAGGAATTTACGGAAGCTTAATAGGTTTTGGGCTCGGAGTTACCGTAGGTGATGTAAATAACGATCAATTACCCGATCTTTATATTTCGAATGATTTTTATGAGCGGGATTACCTTTATATAAATAACGGCGATGGCACTTTTAATGAAGACATTAAAAACCGGGTTTCACACCTTAGTCTTTCTTCTATGGGTGCAGATATGGCCGACATTAACAACGATGCTCAACCAGAGATCTTTGTGACCGATATGCTTCCGGAAAGCGATAAACGACTTAAAGAAACTACAGATTTTGAGCGATTTGACATCTATAAACTTAAAGAAAGTAGGGATTTCTATCACCAGTTTATGCAGAACACCTTACAGCTAAATACCGGAGAAAATTCGTTCTCTGAAATCGCATTTCAAAGCGGTGTAGCACAAACAGACTGGAGTTGGGGCGCCCTACTTTTTGATATGGATAATGACGGCTTCAAAGATATTTATGTGAGTAACGGTATCTACCACGACCTTACTAACCAGGATTTTATGGATTTCTTTGCTAACGATATTCTTCAGGAAATGGTTCTTACCGGTAAGAAAAAAGAATTTGATTCCATTCTAAGTGAAATGCCCAGCAATCCTATTCCCAATTATGCTTTTCAGAATAAACAAGATCTAACATTTGATGATAAAACTAAAGATTGGGGTCTACAGGAACCCAGCTTCTCTAACGGCTCAGCCTATGCCGACCTTGATAATGATGGCGATCTCGACCTCGTGGTAAACAATGTAAACCAGGAAATCTTTATTTACAAAAATAGATCTTCAGAAAAATTGGGGAATAGTTATTTAAAATTAAAACTTCGAGGGAAAGATAAAAACACGTTTGCCATTGGCAGTAAGGCACTACTCTACCTCAATAATCAAGTCATTTCCCAGGAATTGATTCCTACGAGAGGTTTTCAGTCTTCAATAGATTACAGCTTAACATTTGGCCTGGGAAAAGCAGAAAAAATAGATTCCCTCAGGATTATCTGGCCAGATAGATCAACCCAGCTTGTTGAAAATCCTAAGATCAATACAACCTTAGAGTTTAATCAGGCTGAAGCTAATTCAACCTATAAGCCACAAAAAAATAATATAAAACCTGTATTTTCTGAAGTAAACGCAAACTTTAAAGCACACACAGAGAATAACTATATAGATTACGATTACGAAGGGCTTATCTCAAAAATGTTGTCCCGGGAAGGTCCTGCATTAGCTGTGGCAGATGTTAACGGAGATGGAAACGAAGACTTATACTTAGGAGGCGCAAAAGGCCAGGCTGGCGTTCTTTATTTACAGGATAATTCTGGAAACTTCAGCGAAAAAAGTCTCAAAATTTTTACCTCAAATAAAAATTTTGAAGACACCTATGCCGTTTTTGCTGATGTAAATGGCGACAATAAACCAGACTTAATAGTAGGTTCAGGCGGGAATGAAGCAAACGCAGATAAAGAAGTATTTCGTAATAGAATTTATATAAATCAGGGAAATGGTAATTTTAGAACTTCAGAATACCAGCTGCCTAATTCCGCTCAAAATACTTCTGTAATCGCGCCTTATGATTTTGATGATGACGGCGATACCGATCTATTTATAGGAACCAGAAGTGTTCCGGGAATTTTTGGAATTAACCCAAAACATCTATTATTAGAAAATGATGGAAAAGGAAGTTTTAAAGATGTGACCGACGGGAAAGCTTATATTCTTAACGATCTGGGAATGATCACCGATGCCGCCTGGAGCGACACCAACAAGGATGATAAAAAAGATCTCGTGCTAACGGGCGACTGGATGGCGCCTAAAATTCTTTTAAACAATGGAAGTTCCTTTAAACTGGCAAATAATAATCTAGACGAAATTTCCGGAGCCTGGACAGCACTTTCAGTTTTCGATATAAACAAAGATGAAAACCCTGATTTTATTTTAGGAAATCGAGGTACTAACTCGTTTTATCAAACTTCATCCGAAAACCCGGTTAAAGTTTATATTAACGATTTTGACAATAATGGCACAATAGAGCAAATTTTCACCAGAAATATTGATGGCAAGGATGTTCCTATTCATTTAAGACGGGAATTGGCCGGACAAATATCCGCAATCAAAAAGCAGAATTTAAAATTTTCAGAATATGCCACAAAATCTATTCAAGAGCTCTTTTCTACTGAGTTTGTTGAAAATTCCATCGTAAAAGAAATAACAACATTTAAAAGTCTATTAGCCTTAAGTGATTCTAAAGGAAATTATGAGTTTAAAGAACTTCCCGCTGAAGCACAATTTTCCAGCATTCACGCGATTGAACATTTAATCACTAAAGATGAAAATAACTATTTCCTGCTCGCCGGAAACGATTATGACTTAAAACCTCAATTTTCCCGTTTAGACGCAAACAAGGGACTTCTGCTTAAAGTTGACAACAAGGGGGATATGGAAATCATTCCAGCAGAAAAATCGGGATTTTCAATTGATGGCGAAGTAAAGTATATCCGGAAAATTTCAAATAAAAATGGAGAAATTTTCATTCTGGTAGCCATAAATAATCAGGAACCAAAAATCTTTAAGTTCGATGAAAAAGCTCTTTAA
- a CDS encoding VCBS repeat-containing protein, translated as MKKLFNLIFLMIFFASCEKEKTREDFLFEKLPAETTGLNFSNELTETNALNILDYLYYYNGGGVAVGDVDNNGLPDIYLTGNQVKNKLFLNKGNMQFEDLTEKAGVAGRSDWNTGVVMADVNADGFLDIYVCAVSGINGLNGKNELFINNGDGTFTEKAEEFGLDFQNYSSTAAFFDFDNDGDLDMYLLNHAVHTVNTYGPADIRNKRIAESGDKLLRNDDGKFTDISEEAGVYGGANGYGLGLATADFNNDGFTDIYVSNDFHEDDYYYLNNGDGTFTETLKSKFGHVSRFSMGNDAADVNNDGFIDMMTLDMLPEDEKVLKASVGDDPRDLDKLKTEELGYHNQYTRNMLHINQRGEYFQETGLLNGVAATDWSWAPLFADFDQDGFQDLFIATGIPKRPNDLDYIKYVSSNQIRNKINNTRLVDNEALDRMPSGKVHNYVFKGSESLDFKDQSGKWIARDSVISTGIAYADLDNDGDLDIVSNNIDANASIYENQSDSTSAYLQLSFKLINKNTFGIGTKVIAWQDGKMQTRQLYNSKGFQSSSQPIIHFGFKKNKKLDSLLIIWPDNTFQKQTGVVLNQHLKISPNQNLEKIDYKRLFPAPKPWFEKIDSLPGINFNHRENRYTDFDRQKLIPYQISDRGPAVAVGDLNADGLEDIYFGNSKFEPAEIYFQQKNFFKKQDLKLLKADEKTENTSAVIANFNNDSGNELFVTSGGGEFYGEADALLDRLYAFEKAELTAKELPEYFENTSVAKLSDIDGDGDLDIFVGGAAVSNDFGKLPSSYLLINEDGNFKIQKNAELENLGMVTNAIWTDFDKDGREDLIVIGEWMSPQFFRNNKGKLENISGKILDKKLNGLWQSIVPFDINNDGEMDYLLGNWGLNTKFAASAEFPLKMFYSDFDNNGSTETIVAYAKNKKYYPANGLDELVGQLSYLRKKFPAYKDFAGKSIENIFDKEVLEKAKVLEVHTMASGYLLNKDGKFTFRAFKNALQVAPILAFLKADFDKDNQEEVLVAGNYFGVTPYHGRFDALAGNIITNKGEILEGVEIGLNLTQKSVRNLDIVSFRGNDYLMVSLNNGKPEFYKLKD; from the coding sequence ATGAAAAAGCTCTTTAACCTGATATTTTTAATGATCTTTTTCGCTTCCTGTGAAAAAGAAAAAACACGGGAGGATTTTCTCTTTGAAAAACTTCCGGCAGAAACTACAGGCTTAAATTTTAGCAACGAGCTTACAGAAACCAATGCGCTTAATATTTTAGATTATTTGTACTACTACAATGGCGGTGGTGTTGCCGTTGGAGATGTTGATAACAATGGGTTACCCGATATTTACCTTACCGGAAACCAGGTGAAAAACAAGCTTTTTCTCAATAAGGGAAATATGCAATTTGAAGATCTTACGGAAAAGGCTGGCGTGGCAGGAAGATCAGACTGGAATACCGGTGTGGTTATGGCCGATGTGAATGCCGATGGTTTTCTGGATATCTATGTATGTGCCGTGTCTGGAATCAACGGTTTAAACGGAAAAAATGAATTGTTCATCAATAACGGCGATGGTACATTTACTGAAAAAGCCGAAGAGTTCGGACTAGATTTTCAGAATTATTCTTCTACCGCTGCTTTTTTCGATTTTGATAACGATGGCGATTTAGATATGTACCTCCTAAACCACGCCGTACACACCGTAAATACTTATGGCCCGGCTGATATTCGGAATAAACGCATTGCAGAAAGTGGCGATAAATTGTTAAGAAATGACGACGGAAAATTTACAGATATAAGCGAAGAAGCCGGCGTTTATGGAGGTGCAAATGGTTATGGTCTTGGCCTGGCTACCGCCGATTTTAATAATGATGGCTTTACCGATATTTATGTAAGTAACGATTTTCACGAAGACGACTATTACTATTTAAATAACGGCGACGGTACCTTTACCGAAACGCTAAAATCTAAATTTGGGCATGTGAGTCGGTTTTCTATGGGAAATGATGCGGCCGATGTGAATAATGATGGTTTTATAGATATGATGACGCTGGATATGCTTCCTGAAGATGAAAAAGTTTTAAAAGCATCTGTAGGTGACGATCCCCGAGACCTGGATAAACTGAAAACCGAAGAACTTGGGTATCATAACCAGTATACCAGGAATATGCTTCATATTAACCAACGGGGAGAATATTTTCAGGAAACCGGACTTCTAAATGGCGTAGCGGCAACAGATTGGAGTTGGGCTCCCCTATTCGCCGATTTTGATCAGGATGGGTTTCAGGATCTTTTTATCGCAACCGGAATTCCAAAACGCCCTAACGACCTGGATTATATTAAATACGTTTCCAGTAACCAGATCCGGAATAAAATAAATAATACTCGCCTGGTAGATAACGAAGCCCTTGATAGAATGCCTTCTGGAAAGGTGCATAATTATGTTTTTAAAGGTTCTGAAAGTCTTGATTTTAAAGATCAATCGGGCAAATGGATTGCACGCGATTCTGTGATCTCTACGGGAATCGCTTATGCCGATCTAGACAATGACGGAGATTTGGATATTGTGAGTAATAATATTGATGCTAATGCGAGTATTTACGAAAATCAATCTGATTCCACTTCGGCTTACTTACAATTATCATTTAAGCTAATTAATAAAAATACATTCGGGATTGGCACAAAAGTAATTGCCTGGCAGGATGGCAAAATGCAAACCCGTCAACTCTATAATTCTAAGGGATTTCAATCTTCTTCACAACCTATTATTCATTTCGGATTTAAGAAGAATAAGAAACTAGATTCCCTGTTAATTATTTGGCCAGACAATACTTTTCAGAAACAAACAGGAGTTGTTTTAAATCAGCATTTAAAAATTAGCCCAAATCAGAATCTTGAGAAAATTGATTATAAAAGACTTTTTCCTGCTCCAAAACCCTGGTTTGAAAAAATAGATTCTTTACCGGGTATCAATTTCAATCACCGGGAAAACAGGTATACCGACTTTGATCGCCAAAAATTGATTCCTTATCAAATTTCAGATCGAGGCCCAGCGGTTGCAGTTGGAGATTTAAATGCTGATGGCCTGGAGGATATTTACTTCGGAAATTCAAAATTTGAACCGGCAGAAATCTATTTTCAACAAAAGAATTTCTTTAAAAAACAGGATCTAAAATTATTAAAAGCAGATGAAAAAACTGAAAATACCTCTGCAGTTATTGCGAATTTCAATAATGATAGCGGCAATGAACTTTTTGTTACTTCGGGCGGTGGTGAATTTTATGGCGAGGCGGATGCTTTACTGGATAGACTTTATGCATTTGAAAAGGCGGAACTAACGGCTAAAGAATTGCCTGAATATTTCGAAAATACTTCAGTAGCGAAATTAAGTGATATTGATGGTGATGGGGATCTAGACATTTTTGTAGGCGGAGCGGCAGTTTCTAACGATTTTGGAAAACTTCCATCCTCCTATTTGCTTATTAATGAAGACGGAAATTTTAAGATTCAGAAGAATGCAGAATTAGAAAACTTAGGAATGGTAACTAACGCTATTTGGACCGATTTTGATAAAGATGGCCGGGAAGATCTTATCGTAATTGGCGAATGGATGTCACCTCAATTTTTCAGAAATAATAAGGGAAAATTAGAGAATATTTCAGGAAAAATACTGGATAAAAAACTAAATGGCCTTTGGCAAAGCATCGTTCCGTTTGATATAAATAATGACGGTGAAATGGATTATTTGCTGGGAAATTGGGGACTGAACACAAAATTCGCTGCCTCAGCAGAGTTTCCGCTAAAAATGTTTTATTCAGATTTCGACAATAACGGAAGCACAGAAACAATTGTAGCTTATGCAAAAAATAAAAAATATTATCCTGCAAACGGGCTTGATGAACTTGTGGGACAACTTTCTTATTTACGCAAGAAATTCCCGGCTTATAAGGATTTTGCCGGAAAATCTATTGAAAATATTTTCGATAAAGAAGTTTTAGAAAAAGCTAAAGTACTGGAAGTACACACAATGGCTTCCGGATATTTGCTAAATAAGGATGGAAAGTTTACTTTTAGGGCGTTTAAAAATGCCTTACAGGTTGCACCTATTTTGGCATTTTTAAAAGCAGATTTTGATAAAGATAATCAGGAAGAAGTATTGGTAGCGGGGAATTATTTTGGAGTAACACCTTATCACGGCAGATTTGATGCCCTGGCAGGAAACATTATTACAAATAAAGGCGAAATTCTGGAGGGCGTTGAAATTGGCTTAAATTTGACGCAAAAAAGTGTAAGAAACTTAGACATTGTATCTTTCAGGGGCAATGATTATCTTATGGTAAGCCTAAATAACGGCAAACCAGAATTCTATAAATTAAAGGATTAA
- a CDS encoding vanadium-dependent haloperoxidase, which translates to MKKLLYIIICTVVFSSCTKEEKPIIISAENYHQTVDKITDIMVHDIFSPPVASRIYAYSNLAAYQIIRQENKDLIDLTSNFEELQPIPKADSITKVNLKLAALVAQMEIGKKLIFSEELLTSYRDSLYTSWKKTNEEEFNTSKEYGLEVAQHLSKWIDKDNYKETRTMPKYSVYSDDPGRWQPTPPSYMDGIEPHWPKIRPFTLDSASQFKPAPHPEFSLEEGTAFYDELIEVYEINKKMEEEGDEAEEVKIAQFWDCNPYVSTQRGHLMFATKKITPGGHWMGICKIASKKADLDFAQSSYAYTATAIALADGFISCWEEKYSSNLVRPETLINKYVDENWKPVLQTPPFPEYSSGHSVVSGAASIVLTKIFGEEFSFEDDTEVKYGLPVRSFKSFSHAASEAAVSRLYGGIHYRAAIENGLVQGKNLGNHVVKDLNLQPLTY; encoded by the coding sequence ATGAAGAAATTACTTTATATAATTATTTGTACTGTTGTCTTCAGTTCCTGTACTAAGGAAGAAAAACCTATTATAATTTCTGCTGAAAATTATCATCAAACCGTTGATAAGATCACAGATATTATGGTACATGATATTTTTTCACCTCCGGTAGCCAGCCGAATATATGCTTATTCCAATCTGGCCGCCTACCAAATTATAAGGCAGGAGAATAAAGATTTAATTGATCTAACTTCAAATTTCGAAGAACTACAACCAATTCCAAAAGCTGATTCTATCACTAAGGTAAACCTTAAGCTTGCAGCACTGGTTGCCCAAATGGAGATAGGAAAAAAATTGATCTTTTCTGAAGAATTACTTACCTCCTACCGTGACAGTCTTTATACTTCCTGGAAAAAAACCAATGAGGAAGAATTCAATACCTCAAAAGAATACGGATTGGAAGTTGCGCAGCATCTTTCGAAATGGATAGATAAAGATAATTATAAAGAAACGCGTACTATGCCTAAATACTCTGTGTATAGTGACGACCCGGGACGCTGGCAACCTACGCCGCCTTCCTATATGGATGGAATTGAGCCACACTGGCCAAAAATTAGACCTTTTACACTAGATTCTGCTTCCCAATTTAAACCGGCACCTCACCCCGAATTCTCCCTTGAAGAAGGCACTGCATTTTATGATGAACTTATTGAAGTTTATGAAATAAACAAAAAAATGGAGGAAGAAGGAGATGAAGCTGAAGAAGTTAAAATTGCTCAGTTTTGGGATTGCAATCCTTATGTCTCTACTCAACGTGGTCATCTAATGTTTGCCACAAAAAAGATAACTCCCGGAGGCCACTGGATGGGTATTTGCAAAATAGCCTCAAAAAAAGCCGATCTTGATTTCGCTCAAAGTTCTTACGCATACACGGCCACGGCCATCGCCCTTGCGGACGGATTTATAAGTTGCTGGGAGGAAAAATACAGTAGTAACTTGGTAAGACCTGAAACCTTGATTAATAAGTACGTAGATGAAAATTGGAAACCCGTTTTACAAACTCCGCCATTCCCGGAATATTCCAGCGGGCATTCAGTTGTATCAGGTGCAGCTTCTATAGTGCTTACCAAAATTTTTGGAGAAGAATTTAGTTTTGAAGACGATACTGAAGTAAAATATGGGTTACCGGTAAGATCTTTTAAATCTTTCTCTCACGCTGCCAGCGAGGCTGCTGTAAGTAGGTTGTATGGCGGTATACATTACCGTGCTGCTATAGAAAATGGCCTTGTTCAAGGGAAAAATCTGGGCAACCACGTGGTAAAAGACCTCAACCTACAACCCCTCACCTACTAA
- a CDS encoding gluconate 2-dehydrogenase subunit 3 family protein: MNRRQALRNIGLGAGAIIVGPTTLNLLQSCKNEPTYNWEPTFLSASNGFALKQILEVIIPKTETPGAEDLNIAEFIDSYIQEVASKERQEKFKQSADAFSRAFKNEFDKEEGEGSPEEYEQMVAKYLKASPAEMDEIAKRNTETQDPQDRDLKVTLDADAGSLAYLQEVRNMGIWAYKTSEEIGENVMWYDPVPGEYIPCGPLDELGGGKAMSL, translated from the coding sequence ATGAACAGAAGACAGGCATTAAGAAACATAGGACTTGGAGCGGGGGCCATTATTGTAGGCCCAACTACCTTAAACCTTTTACAAAGCTGTAAAAATGAGCCTACTTATAACTGGGAGCCTACATTTTTAAGTGCATCAAATGGTTTTGCGTTAAAACAGATTTTAGAGGTAATTATTCCAAAAACTGAAACTCCCGGAGCCGAAGATCTAAATATTGCAGAATTTATAGATTCCTACATTCAAGAAGTAGCTTCTAAGGAAAGACAGGAAAAGTTCAAACAATCTGCAGATGCATTTTCAAGAGCATTTAAGAATGAATTTGATAAAGAAGAGGGAGAAGGAAGTCCTGAGGAATATGAACAAATGGTGGCTAAATACCTAAAGGCTTCTCCTGCTGAAATGGATGAGATTGCAAAGCGAAATACCGAAACTCAAGATCCACAGGATAGGGATTTAAAAGTTACTTTAGACGCAGATGCAGGTTCCCTGGCATATTTGCAGGAAGTACGTAATATGGGAATATGGGCTTATAAAACCAGTGAAGAAATTGGTGAAAATGTTATGTGGTACGATCCGGTTCCCGGTGAGTATATCCCTTGCGGACCATTAGACGAATTGGGCGGAGGTAAAGCTATGTCTCTTTAA